A section of the Pseudomonas fluorescens genome encodes:
- a CDS encoding copper resistance system multicopper oxidase, with the protein MYSNTSRRTFVKGLAAAGLLGGTGLWRPPVWALASPGQPGVLAGSEFELFIGQTPVNITGNVRTALTINGSLPGPLLRWREGDTVTLRVRNRLAEPTSIHWHGIILPANMDGVPGLSFKGIEPGGVYVYQFKLNQHGTYWYHSHSGFQEQQGVYGPLVIDPREPEPFTYQRDYVVMLTDWTDEDPASLMKTLKKQSDYYNFHKPTVGDFIQDVADKGWSATAADRLMWAQMKMNPTDLADVSGATYTFLMNGQAPAQNWTGLFRAGEKIRLRFINGSAMTYFDVRIPGLKMTVVAADGQPVKPVSVDEFRIAVAETYDVVVEPTEGAYTLFAQSMDRTGYARGTLSREPGLLAPVPPVDPRPWLTMDDMGMGGMDHGAMGDMPGMDHGQMAGMDGGGMQGMSGMDGQSMASMDHSAMPGMDHSGMAGMATQMQSHPASENNNPLVDMQAMSTSPKLDDPGIGLRNNGRKVLVYADLRSTFEDPDGREPSRTIELHLTGHMEKFAWSFDGVKFSDAEPLKLTYGERVRVVLVNDTMMTHPIHLHGMWSDLEDENGQFMVRKHTIDMPPGARRSYRVTADALGRWAYHCHLLYHMEMGMFREVRVQE; encoded by the coding sequence ATGTACTCCAACACTTCTCGACGAACCTTCGTCAAAGGCTTGGCTGCGGCCGGCCTGCTGGGCGGCACAGGCCTGTGGCGGCCACCGGTCTGGGCCCTGGCCAGCCCTGGGCAGCCGGGTGTATTGGCGGGCAGTGAGTTCGAGCTGTTTATCGGGCAGACCCCGGTCAATATCACCGGTAATGTGCGCACCGCACTGACGATCAACGGCAGTTTGCCGGGCCCGCTGCTGCGCTGGCGTGAAGGCGATACCGTGACCCTGCGCGTGCGTAACCGCCTGGCCGAGCCGACGTCGATCCATTGGCACGGGATTATCCTGCCGGCCAATATGGACGGCGTACCGGGGCTGAGTTTCAAGGGGATCGAGCCGGGTGGGGTGTATGTCTACCAGTTCAAACTTAACCAGCACGGCACCTACTGGTACCACAGCCACTCCGGGTTCCAGGAGCAACAAGGGGTCTACGGCCCGCTGGTGATCGATCCGCGCGAGCCTGAACCTTTCACGTACCAGCGCGATTACGTCGTGATGCTGACGGACTGGACCGACGAGGATCCCGCCAGCCTGATGAAAACCCTGAAAAAACAGTCGGATTACTACAACTTTCATAAGCCCACGGTCGGCGATTTCATCCAGGATGTGGCTGACAAGGGTTGGTCGGCCACCGCCGCCGACCGCCTGATGTGGGCGCAGATGAAGATGAACCCCACGGATCTGGCGGATGTCAGCGGCGCGACCTACACCTTCCTGATGAACGGCCAGGCCCCTGCGCAAAACTGGACGGGGCTGTTCCGCGCCGGTGAGAAGATCCGCCTGCGGTTTATCAACGGCTCGGCCATGACCTATTTCGACGTCCGTATCCCGGGCCTGAAGATGACCGTGGTGGCTGCCGACGGCCAACCGGTGAAGCCGGTCAGTGTGGACGAGTTCCGTATCGCCGTGGCCGAGACCTATGACGTGGTTGTCGAGCCGACTGAAGGCGCCTACACCCTGTTCGCCCAATCCATGGACCGCACCGGCTACGCCCGCGGAACCCTCAGCCGTGAGCCGGGTTTGCTGGCGCCGGTACCACCGGTGGACCCGCGGCCGTGGTTGACTATGGACGATATGGGCATGGGCGGCATGGACCACGGCGCCATGGGCGATATGCCTGGCATGGATCATGGGCAAATGGCCGGGATGGATGGTGGGGGGATGCAGGGGATGTCCGGCATGGATGGCCAGAGCATGGCGAGCATGGATCACAGTGCGATGCCGGGCATGGATCACAGCGGGATGGCGGGCATGGCGACACAGATGCAAAGCCATCCGGCCAGCGAAAACAACAACCCGCTGGTGGATATGCAAGCCATGAGCACTTCACCCAAGCTCGATGACCCGGGTATTGGCCTGCGCAACAACGGGCGCAAGGTCCTGGTCTATGCCGATTTGCGTAGCACCTTTGAAGACCCCGACGGTCGCGAGCCCAGCCGCACGATTGAGCTGCACCTCACGGGGCACATGGAGAAGTTTGCCTGGTCCTTCGACGGGGTGAAGTTCTCCGATGCCGAGCCGCTCAAGCTGACCTATGGCGAGCGGGTACGGGTGGTGCTGGTCAACGACACCATGATGACCCACCCGATTCACCTGCATGGCATGTGGAGTGACCTAGAGGACGAAAACGGCCAGTTCATGGTGCGCAAACACACCATCGACATGCCGCCGGGAGCGCGCCGCAGCTACCGGGTGACGGCCGATGCCCTGGGGCGCTGGGCCTATCACTGCCATCTGTTGTACCACATGGAAATGGGCATGTTCCGTGAAGTGCGGGTGCAAGAATGA
- a CDS encoding copper resistance protein B gives MSQIFRPVALLIATFAPVALATAETMDHSQMQGMAPAKPAATTQSRTPIPVLTDADRAAVYDAPGGHVVHDSGINSLFVINQLEWQGSDDGRAVGWDAKGWVGGDIDRLWLRTEGERAKGKTEKAEVQALWGHAISPWWDVVAGLRQDFKPGDSETWAAFGLQGMALYNFEAEATLFVGEGGQSAARLEGDYDILLTNRLVLQPTAEANFYGKNDPGRGIGAGLAETEVGVRLRYEIRREFAPYVGVTWNRAYGQTAEYARDEGEDRSEVRWVLGVRLWF, from the coding sequence ATGAGCCAGATTTTTCGTCCCGTTGCGCTGCTGATCGCAACCTTTGCACCGGTGGCGCTGGCCACTGCCGAAACCATGGATCACAGCCAGATGCAGGGCATGGCGCCCGCCAAGCCGGCGGCAACCACCCAGAGCCGCACACCGATCCCGGTGCTTACCGATGCTGACCGTGCCGCGGTGTACGACGCCCCGGGCGGGCATGTGGTGCATGACAGTGGGATCAACTCGCTGTTTGTGATCAATCAACTGGAATGGCAAGGCTCTGACGATGGCCGCGCCGTGGGTTGGGACGCCAAGGGTTGGGTCGGCGGTGATATCGACCGCTTGTGGCTACGCACCGAAGGTGAGCGTGCCAAGGGCAAGACCGAAAAGGCCGAGGTCCAGGCGTTATGGGGTCACGCTATCAGCCCGTGGTGGGATGTGGTGGCCGGTCTGCGCCAGGACTTCAAGCCGGGCGACAGCGAGACGTGGGCGGCCTTTGGCTTGCAAGGCATGGCCCTGTACAACTTTGAGGCCGAGGCTACGCTGTTTGTCGGCGAGGGCGGGCAGAGCGCCGCGCGCCTGGAAGGCGACTACGATATTTTGCTGACCAATCGGCTGGTGTTGCAGCCGACCGCCGAGGCCAACTTCTACGGGAAAAACGACCCCGGGCGCGGTATCGGTGCAGGCCTTGCTGAAACCGAAGTCGGCGTGCGGCTGCGCTATGAAATCCGCCGCGAGTTCGCGCCTTACGTCGGTGTGACCTGGAATCGTGCCTATGGCCAGACGGCCGAGTACGCCCGGGATGAGGGCGAGGACCGTAGCGAAGTGCGCTGGGTCTTGGGCGTGCGCCTGTGGTTCTGA
- the copC gene encoding copper homeostasis periplasmic binding protein CopC produces MSVFKPTWVAVALCSGLLISGQAMAHPKLLSSLPAAGASGPAPATIELHFSENLMTQFSGAKLIMTAMPGMAHSPMPIKASVSGSSDPKVMLIKPATPLPAGTYRVDWRAVSSDTHPITGDVVFSVQP; encoded by the coding sequence ATGTCTGTGTTTAAACCCACCTGGGTGGCGGTTGCGCTGTGTTCTGGATTGTTGATCAGTGGGCAGGCAATGGCGCATCCGAAGTTGCTGTCGTCCCTGCCGGCGGCCGGTGCAAGCGGGCCAGCCCCGGCGACCATCGAGCTGCATTTTTCGGAAAACCTGATGACACAGTTTTCCGGCGCCAAGTTGATCATGACCGCGATGCCCGGCATGGCCCATTCGCCCATGCCGATCAAGGCCAGCGTGTCGGGCAGCAGCGACCCCAAGGTAATGCTGATCAAGCCTGCGACGCCGTTGCCCGCCGGGACCTACCGGGTGGACTGGCGCGCGGTGTCGTCGGACACCCACCCCATCACCGGTGATGTGGTGTTCAGCGTCCAGCCATGA